The Brasilonema sennae CENA114 genome includes a region encoding these proteins:
- a CDS encoding alpha/beta hydrolase → MSNISDYCTTKAGIFQEVKSVEETLPIRNDACRSKIFLHPRATSKVCLFFHGFTAGPYQFEPIGKKLFDAGYNVLVPLQPGHGVAGDWNGDNPPPLPMEREIYQEFALYWLKVAQNLGEQVIVGGISTGGNLAATLALEHPQSIEKALLFAPYISGNNAIINFVVEVLPIYYEWLNKDNTGNFGYEGFRIPALRIFLEMGQEIIDRVKTNLAVPMFIISSENDPAINHCELQCFSKATIEQQPKSWYYSFDKMFEIPHTMMTKTEGNQYQELLMTMAKAYLESEVTWSEVMEIGYQILQGKTFEIATQQLNLTERISPDLSVLLAVMDKKIIIDYSKEKKSACS, encoded by the coding sequence ATGTCAAATATATCTGACTATTGCACAACAAAAGCAGGCATCTTTCAAGAAGTCAAATCAGTAGAGGAAACTCTACCAATAAGAAATGATGCTTGCCGCTCAAAAATTTTTCTCCATCCACGTGCTACTTCAAAAGTTTGCCTTTTTTTCCACGGATTTACTGCTGGCCCCTACCAGTTTGAACCAATAGGAAAAAAACTATTTGACGCTGGTTACAATGTTTTAGTACCCTTACAACCAGGTCATGGAGTCGCTGGAGATTGGAATGGAGACAATCCCCCTCCTCTACCAATGGAACGCGAAATTTACCAAGAGTTTGCACTTTATTGGTTGAAGGTGGCACAAAATTTAGGAGAGCAAGTGATAGTCGGTGGAATATCCACAGGTGGAAACTTAGCAGCAACTTTAGCCTTGGAACATCCCCAATCAATTGAAAAAGCTTTGCTATTTGCTCCTTACATAAGTGGTAATAATGCAATCATAAATTTTGTTGTGGAAGTTCTCCCAATTTATTATGAATGGCTGAATAAAGATAATACAGGTAATTTTGGCTATGAAGGCTTCCGCATTCCAGCACTGCGGATTTTTTTAGAAATGGGCCAAGAAATTATTGATAGAGTCAAAACGAATTTAGCAGTGCCGATGTTCATTATTTCTAGTGAAAACGATCCAGCTATCAATCACTGTGAATTGCAATGTTTTTCTAAAGCGACAATTGAACAACAGCCAAAATCTTGGTATTACAGCTTTGATAAAATGTTTGAAATTCCCCACACAATGATGACAAAAACTGAGGGAAATCAATATCAAGAACTACTAATGACTATGGCGAAAGCTTATCTTGAAAGTGAGGTGACTTGGTCTGAAGTTATGGAAATTGGTTATCAAATACTGCAAGGAAAAACTTTTGAGATTGCGACTCAACAGCTAAACTTAACAGAAAGAATTTCCCCAGATTTATCGGTTCTGTTGGCAGTGATGGATAAAAAAATAATTATTGATTATTCAAAAGAGAAAAAATCAGCCTGTTCTTAA